One segment of Candidatus Fokinia solitaria DNA contains the following:
- the nusA gene encoding transcription termination factor NusA produces the protein MKESGILQVIQYVSREKSMPVGLLFEMLEQTIEDVMCSKYGTHKFKCHFDRKTGQSSLYRVTEVVSDEDAAAALQDGAVDVISISEAKKNGHTVEVGDKILEEVPMIDIEPSIISKARTALVSKIRKIEAERELEEYSEKIGEMFSGVVERVERAAVVIKLANGVLAVIPHNHQLRQDNFVHGAKVKAVLVEVKQSQDEEPQLILSRTSDTFLEQLLHREVAEIYSGTIRIVKIAREAGSRSKVVLYSSVSSINPVGACIGIKGARVKAVMAELGGEKIDFILYSDDMREMVLNAIAPVVPQKVSFSEDEDVVKIVVGSGVVHEVIGRNGQNVRLLSMLIGMRIEVMTEQDLISDAYNKTKKDSLILQKRLDIDMILAQVLISEKLNTVEKIAETSVSDLSVVVGEDTEIAEELISRANLAIQLGAESYADLEEDKSSQATMSDVPGVTSDALAKEKQMMIRAFARLRLSSLARIAPYSSDELYEMCNAKGFDIRKELLDVVVTKARQKTYFSIFKNSDAS, from the coding sequence ATGAAGGAATCCGGGATATTGCAGGTAATTCAGTATGTGTCAAGAGAAAAGAGTATGCCAGTAGGTCTGCTTTTTGAGATGCTGGAGCAGACGATAGAGGATGTGATGTGCAGTAAATACGGTACTCATAAATTTAAATGTCATTTTGATAGAAAAACGGGACAGAGTTCTCTATATCGAGTGACGGAAGTGGTAAGTGATGAAGATGCAGCAGCCGCATTACAAGACGGTGCTGTAGATGTGATATCAATTTCTGAAGCTAAGAAAAATGGACATACTGTGGAGGTTGGCGATAAGATTTTAGAAGAGGTGCCAATGATTGATATTGAGCCATCAATTATCTCTAAAGCGCGTACCGCTCTTGTGTCGAAAATAAGGAAAATAGAAGCAGAAAGAGAGCTTGAAGAGTATAGTGAGAAAATTGGAGAAATGTTTTCTGGAGTAGTAGAAAGAGTCGAGCGTGCTGCGGTAGTAATCAAGTTAGCTAATGGAGTGTTAGCAGTTATTCCTCATAATCATCAGCTACGGCAAGATAATTTTGTACATGGTGCGAAAGTAAAAGCTGTGTTGGTAGAGGTGAAGCAATCTCAAGATGAAGAGCCTCAGTTAATTCTATCAAGAACTTCCGATACTTTTCTAGAGCAGCTGTTGCACAGAGAAGTCGCAGAGATTTATAGTGGCACTATACGCATTGTAAAGATTGCTAGAGAAGCGGGTTCTCGTTCAAAAGTTGTATTATATTCTAGTGTTTCTTCTATAAATCCAGTAGGGGCTTGTATCGGTATAAAAGGTGCGCGCGTAAAAGCTGTGATGGCTGAATTAGGAGGAGAAAAGATAGATTTCATATTATATTCAGATGATATGAGAGAAATGGTGCTGAATGCGATTGCGCCAGTTGTGCCACAAAAAGTTTCTTTTAGTGAAGATGAAGATGTAGTGAAAATTGTAGTAGGTTCTGGAGTAGTGCATGAAGTAATAGGAAGAAATGGTCAGAATGTGAGGCTTTTGTCAATGCTTATAGGAATGAGAATTGAAGTTATGACAGAGCAAGATTTAATTTCAGATGCTTATAATAAAACTAAAAAAGACTCTTTAATTCTTCAAAAGAGGTTAGATATAGATATGATACTTGCGCAGGTCTTGATATCTGAAAAATTGAATACAGTCGAGAAAATTGCAGAAACAAGTGTGTCTGATTTAAGTGTGGTGGTAGGAGAAGATACTGAAATTGCAGAAGAATTGATTTCTCGTGCTAATTTGGCAATTCAGCTTGGCGCAGAGAGTTATGCAGATCTTGAGGAAGATAAAAGTTCTCAAGCTACTATGAGTGATGTTCCAGGTGTTACCTCTGATGCGTTGGCAAAGGAGAAGCAGATGATGATAAGAGCGTTCGCGCGTCTTAGATTAAGTTCTTTAGCTAGAATTGCACCTTATTCTAGCGACGAATTATACGAGATGTGCAATGCTAAAGGGTTTGATATAAGAAAAGAGTTGTTAGATGTTGTAGTCACTAAAGCTAGGCAGAAGACTTATTTTTCTATTTTTAAAAATTCTGACGCTTCTTAA
- the virB11 gene encoding P-type DNA transfer ATPase VirB11, which produces MPAKITALETYLMPLENIFSQDGVSEISINKYGEAWIEKRGELYKELIPELNETHLRGLTTLIASFTEQKISEEQPILSATLPNGFRVQIVIPPAAEIGTIGISIRKPSGMNFTLEKYEKAGMFQQAATKQVKDPYLSELQSHLDNGEIKFFLRKAVSYKKNIIVSGGTSTGKTTFTNALLQEIPANERLITCEDAREISLPLHENRLHLIASKGGQGRANVTIKNLIEACLRLRPDRIIVGELRGSEAFDYLRAINTGHPGSIATLHADSPAMAISQLTLMVMQSGVEMSVNDITMYIKNVIDVIIQVKRGEKGFRYVSEVFFNNSKDKK; this is translated from the coding sequence ATGCCTGCTAAAATTACGGCATTGGAGACTTATCTCATGCCTCTTGAAAATATTTTCTCACAAGATGGTGTAAGCGAGATATCCATTAATAAGTATGGTGAAGCATGGATTGAGAAAAGAGGAGAACTATACAAAGAGTTAATTCCTGAGCTTAACGAAACTCATTTAAGAGGATTAACAACGTTGATAGCAAGTTTTACTGAACAAAAAATAAGTGAAGAGCAACCAATTTTATCTGCTACTCTTCCTAATGGATTTCGTGTGCAGATAGTAATACCGCCCGCTGCTGAAATAGGTACTATCGGAATTTCCATAAGAAAGCCCTCAGGTATGAATTTTACTCTTGAGAAGTACGAGAAAGCTGGAATGTTTCAGCAAGCAGCAACAAAGCAAGTAAAAGATCCATATTTAAGTGAGCTACAGTCACATCTTGATAATGGAGAGATAAAATTCTTTTTAAGAAAAGCTGTAAGTTATAAAAAAAATATTATCGTCAGTGGCGGTACATCAACGGGAAAAACTACTTTCACAAATGCGCTTTTACAAGAGATTCCAGCTAATGAAAGATTAATTACATGCGAAGATGCAAGGGAAATTTCATTGCCATTACATGAAAATAGATTGCATCTTATAGCTTCAAAAGGTGGTCAAGGTAGAGCAAATGTGACAATAAAGAATCTAATAGAAGCTTGTTTGAGATTGCGTCCAGATAGGATAATAGTAGGAGAATTGAGAGGTAGCGAAGCATTTGACTACTTAAGAGCAATTAACACGGGACATCCGGGATCTATTGCTACTCTTCACGCAGATTCTCCTGCTATGGCTATATCGCAGCTAACATTGATGGTGATGCAAAGTGGTGTAGAAATGAGTGTAAATGATATTACAATGTATATTAAAAATGTTATAGACGTGATAATTCAAGTAAAGAGAGGAGAGAAAGGTTTTAGGTATGTATCAGAAGTGTTCTTTAACAATAGTAAGGATAAAAAGTAA
- a CDS encoding ClpXP protease specificity-enhancing factor SspB, producing the protein MEPIKYGSIYSNLMRLIVMDVVKTLASAPTTYHFCIVIAFDTKSYGVVLSERLRTQYPREMAVILQHQFEDLKVTYEAISVTLSFNGVKENISIPFSSLIRFEDKVANFSIDFDKLLAVQNIPQTELFGEKEDVHEKYKNIEHRIEENVLVLDGRDIFSHAR; encoded by the coding sequence ATGGAGCCAATAAAATACGGGTCGATATATTCTAACTTGATGAGACTAATTGTGATGGATGTCGTGAAAACTCTAGCTTCCGCACCTACAACTTACCACTTTTGTATAGTGATAGCCTTTGATACAAAGAGTTATGGAGTAGTTCTCTCAGAAAGACTTAGAACACAATATCCTAGAGAAATGGCTGTAATTCTACAGCATCAATTCGAAGACTTGAAGGTGACGTACGAAGCGATCTCCGTAACTCTTTCTTTCAATGGTGTGAAGGAGAACATTTCTATACCATTTTCTTCCCTTATAAGATTTGAAGATAAAGTTGCAAATTTCTCTATAGATTTTGATAAGCTACTAGCTGTGCAAAATATACCGCAAACAGAACTATTTGGAGAGAAGGAAGATGTACACGAAAAGTATAAAAACATCGAGCACAGAATTGAAGAGAATGTCTTAGTACTCGATGGAAGAGATATATTCTCACACGCGAGGTAA
- the frr gene encoding ribosome recycling factor: MKRSKDTNKRKFLLLKYAAIDSCIMLIIQRKHAKMLSVEEISALFADMARKMEGAIEKYKELLGGLRVGRATPGMVENIQVDAYGGKMPINQLANVSVAEARVLLVKVWDDSVVSKVEKAIVDANIGLNPRTEGSTLKINIPELSVEMREQLKKKAASYAESQKIAIRNVRRYALDVLKNLEKEKVIDENAVKDSSKRVQKMTDEYVEQIDKLLDKKYSEMD; this comes from the coding sequence ATGAAACGAAGTAAAGACACAAATAAGAGAAAATTCTTGTTGCTAAAATACGCCGCTATAGATAGCTGTATTATGTTAATAATTCAACGTAAGCATGCTAAAATGTTAAGTGTAGAAGAAATAAGTGCTCTTTTTGCCGATATGGCGAGGAAAATGGAAGGGGCGATTGAGAAGTATAAAGAATTGCTAGGAGGATTACGAGTAGGACGCGCTACTCCTGGTATGGTGGAGAATATACAAGTTGATGCATATGGTGGTAAAATGCCAATCAATCAACTTGCTAATGTATCCGTTGCAGAAGCGAGAGTGTTATTAGTAAAAGTTTGGGATGACAGCGTAGTAAGTAAAGTAGAGAAAGCGATTGTCGATGCAAATATAGGACTCAATCCTAGAACTGAAGGAAGTACTTTGAAGATAAATATTCCAGAATTATCAGTAGAAATGCGAGAGCAGCTTAAGAAAAAAGCCGCTTCATATGCAGAAAGTCAAAAGATCGCGATCAGAAATGTAAGAAGATACGCCTTAGACGTTCTGAAGAATCTAGAAAAAGAGAAAGTAATTGATGAAAATGCTGTAAAAGATTCTTCGAAAAGAGTACAGAAGATGACAGATGAGTATGTAGAGCAAATAGATAAACTGTTGGATAAAAAGTATTCCGAGATGGATTGA
- a CDS encoding sensor histidine kinase produces MSLLRFIQKKLAKHIASLILSLPEKMAKNGFYLQLQVFATSAIAFLILPVFLKIQAPFPILQFVAGMAMLSIYFCERYLQFIPSVYRGIYYYIVLAFSISFVQFFLFFKSLLGMHYLLNTALVLLLLSLFFSYIEFALLTVPSFFIALFISMPIPFSDDGFSQLTWELENYREHGFLLVAVSSFLLVLYQYLTTLAEKVINKREMIESKVLGFAIAHEVKSPISTLKMLLSTLQTTINKARRGNTLALKGIDVEFVCDRVLPHMEAYLIEVSNIVSSLLQCIKISKTQENQISTRLSFVDTVIKSLRVLYHDKPNIKFEIIEDFQYSSPTGLLKSILNNIVQNALVHGGREDIEIIIEVQKYNVTVSNNGVSIKSSALTQLFSVMTRKVNSPTAQHGIGLAFCKKICNMLGITISCTSDKERTSFFLNFPHIEDKSEREAIF; encoded by the coding sequence GTGTCTTTACTTCGTTTCATTCAAAAAAAACTCGCAAAACATATCGCGTCTCTTATTCTTTCTTTACCGGAAAAAATGGCGAAAAATGGTTTTTATTTGCAGTTACAGGTATTTGCTACAAGTGCTATAGCATTCTTGATATTACCGGTATTTTTAAAGATACAAGCGCCGTTTCCAATTCTGCAATTCGTAGCAGGAATGGCAATGCTTTCAATATATTTCTGCGAAAGATATCTCCAATTTATTCCTTCCGTTTACAGAGGTATCTACTACTATATCGTGCTTGCGTTCTCTATTTCTTTCGTGCAGTTCTTCCTGTTCTTCAAATCTCTCTTAGGAATGCATTATCTGCTCAATACAGCACTTGTACTACTACTACTTAGCTTATTTTTCTCATATATAGAATTTGCTCTTCTTACAGTGCCAAGCTTTTTTATAGCTTTATTCATATCGATGCCTATTCCGTTTAGCGATGATGGCTTTTCTCAGCTCACATGGGAATTAGAAAATTATAGAGAACACGGATTTCTACTCGTAGCGGTATCATCCTTCTTACTCGTACTATATCAATACTTAACTACTCTTGCAGAAAAAGTTATCAACAAAAGGGAAATGATAGAATCTAAAGTACTAGGCTTTGCAATAGCACATGAAGTAAAATCACCAATATCAACACTAAAAATGTTACTGAGTACACTTCAGACAACTATAAATAAAGCAAGACGCGGTAATACTTTGGCATTGAAAGGCATTGATGTAGAATTTGTATGCGATAGGGTATTACCACACATGGAGGCATACTTAATAGAAGTATCGAATATCGTTAGCTCTTTATTGCAATGTATAAAAATCTCCAAAACACAAGAGAATCAAATATCTACTAGGCTTTCATTTGTTGATACCGTAATAAAAAGCTTAAGAGTATTGTATCATGACAAGCCTAATATTAAGTTCGAAATTATCGAAGATTTTCAATATAGCTCCCCTACAGGATTGCTGAAATCTATCCTGAACAATATAGTACAAAATGCCCTTGTACACGGTGGAAGGGAAGATATAGAAATTATAATCGAAGTGCAAAAATACAATGTCACTGTCTCGAATAATGGTGTATCTATAAAATCTAGTGCGCTGACTCAGCTATTCTCAGTAATGACCCGTAAAGTCAATTCTCCTACTGCACAGCATGGAATAGGATTGGCATTCTGTAAAAAAATATGCAATATGCTTGGAATCACAATATCATGCACTTCAGATAAAGAGAGAACTAGCTTCTTTTTAAATTTTCCTCATATTGAAGACAAAAGTGAGAGAGAAGCTATTTTCTGA
- a CDS encoding trypsin-like peptidase domain-containing protein, with translation MYYVKFIASFIVSFVLFTSCVKAYGNEGGTTVQSQHDLSYVAEKILPATVEVRAYYTGKEPVMEADELFREFEKYMKEGMPSRKKVLGFGSGFIISADGYIVTCAHVIKDASKVSILLRSNDRVRRVDAKVIGYDEMSDIAVVKIKESNLPYLKFANFSKVKVGQTVVAFSSPMALSWSFTSGVISDIGRDGYIQTDMSANRGSSGGAMCNVYGDVIGMLAFITTFPNSPAFSGISFGIQGDSVEKIALQLIKTGKVERGYWGVWLQALDEDVAKSLQLRDEMSGVLVTDVAPGSIAQRDGIKAGDVILEVNGQVVSNTAQLAKIIRESEVGIKLPVKIIRNGDSMMLNVGVEKKLDTEEDVREETYGKSAKKKSIKLEIGAYVKPITQELKDLYHIPSTITYGLVIVDIVEDSILGDTQKPVVGYVIVEVDGSKITSVSDFEKAIANAKKKGQKYVKIVIAKEGRLYIGLKIN, from the coding sequence ATGTATTACGTTAAATTTATCGCGTCTTTTATCGTATCTTTTGTTTTATTTACTTCATGCGTAAAAGCATATGGAAATGAAGGAGGTACTACTGTGCAGTCTCAGCATGATTTAAGTTATGTAGCGGAAAAAATACTCCCCGCTACTGTAGAAGTGAGAGCATATTATACTGGTAAAGAGCCAGTAATGGAAGCTGATGAGTTATTTCGAGAATTTGAGAAGTACATGAAAGAAGGGATGCCATCTCGTAAGAAAGTACTAGGCTTTGGTTCTGGATTTATAATATCTGCCGATGGATATATAGTTACGTGTGCACATGTAATTAAAGATGCGAGTAAAGTAAGTATTCTTCTGAGAAGTAATGATAGAGTCAGAAGAGTTGATGCGAAAGTTATAGGGTATGATGAAATGAGTGATATTGCAGTTGTAAAGATAAAAGAGTCAAATTTGCCATACTTAAAGTTCGCTAATTTTAGCAAGGTGAAAGTAGGGCAGACAGTAGTAGCATTTTCTTCTCCTATGGCGCTTTCATGGTCATTCACGAGTGGAGTAATTTCTGATATAGGGCGTGATGGTTATATACAAACTGATATGTCAGCGAATAGAGGAAGTTCAGGAGGTGCAATGTGTAATGTGTATGGTGATGTCATAGGAATGCTAGCATTCATTACTACTTTCCCAAATTCTCCAGCTTTTTCTGGTATATCTTTCGGTATACAAGGCGATAGTGTTGAAAAGATCGCACTTCAGCTTATTAAAACAGGAAAGGTAGAAAGAGGATACTGGGGTGTATGGTTACAAGCATTAGATGAAGACGTTGCGAAATCTTTACAATTGCGAGATGAAATGAGTGGTGTGCTGGTAACAGATGTAGCGCCAGGTTCTATAGCGCAGAGAGACGGTATCAAAGCTGGTGATGTGATACTTGAAGTAAATGGACAAGTTGTAAGTAATACTGCGCAACTTGCTAAAATTATACGCGAAAGTGAGGTAGGAATTAAATTACCTGTAAAGATTATCAGAAATGGCGATTCTATGATGCTAAATGTCGGAGTAGAGAAAAAGCTTGATACGGAAGAAGACGTACGAGAAGAAACATACGGCAAATCAGCTAAGAAGAAGAGTATAAAACTTGAAATAGGTGCATATGTTAAGCCAATTACGCAAGAATTAAAGGATTTATACCATATTCCTTCTACCATTACGTACGGCCTTGTGATTGTTGACATTGTAGAAGATTCTATTCTTGGAGATACTCAAAAGCCTGTAGTAGGTTACGTAATAGTAGAGGTTGATGGCAGTAAGATAACCTCGGTAAGTGATTTTGAGAAAGCCATTGCTAACGCTAAAAAGAAAGGACAGAAATATGTAAAGATTGTAATAGCTAAGGAAGGCAGGCTTTATATTGGATTGAAAATTAACTAG
- a CDS encoding glycerol-3-phosphate acyltransferase, whose protein sequence is MKIYFLYCIACYLIGSICFGKVIETLFGLENLRNVGSGNIGATNVYRAGGYIPAAFTLFLDCSKGLVAVYGIYYLFQNMYVSNVLFSKFSMMLMCGALSIIGHIRPLIVYRGGKGVATALGVVLGLSPLSALLGVVVWLNVFLLIRNVALSSLCMVWAMYMHIIKCESGIFAVIACIIFTFSFQMITFAHKRNFIR, encoded by the coding sequence ATGAAGATATATTTTTTATATTGCATTGCTTGCTATCTCATAGGTTCTATATGTTTTGGCAAGGTGATAGAAACTCTTTTTGGACTTGAGAATTTGCGTAATGTAGGTTCTGGTAATATAGGCGCAACTAACGTATACAGAGCAGGTGGATATATACCTGCGGCTTTCACTCTTTTCTTAGATTGTAGTAAAGGACTTGTCGCAGTTTACGGTATATATTATCTATTTCAAAACATGTACGTAAGTAATGTGCTATTCAGTAAATTCAGTATGATGTTGATGTGTGGTGCGCTTTCTATCATAGGGCATATAAGACCACTTATTGTGTATCGTGGAGGTAAAGGAGTAGCTACTGCTTTAGGTGTAGTGCTTGGACTCTCTCCTCTTTCAGCGTTACTTGGCGTAGTTGTATGGTTGAATGTTTTTCTGTTAATAAGAAATGTAGCTTTATCGTCATTATGTATGGTATGGGCTATGTATATGCATATAATAAAATGTGAAAGCGGTATTTTCGCCGTTATCGCTTGTATAATCTTCACATTTTCTTTTCAAATGATTACTTTTGCACATAAGAGAAATTTTATACGTTAA
- the secF gene encoding protein translocase subunit SecF, which yields MSNRININFVRHFRWTAFLSIILTTYSVFVFLHKGLNYGVDFTGGIVMELTVNDQVSRDVLEQKLKLFVKNLNEVKKVQNHYINGRELFIIRVGSADGHNVKDLSKMVLDGLVEYTPAIESMQYIGPKLGNELLHRSYFAIIAALLGIMIYTWFRFKMEFAIGVLISLMHDAIVTIGFCATFQYEFDSASIAALLTVIGYSINDSVVIYDRIRENSKDDSAPLSETINASINQTLSRTTMTVASTILVCIVLLIFGDEKLKSFSYITTFGIAFGTYSSIFISAPIVMLFSPKSKI from the coding sequence ATGAGTAATAGGATAAATATTAATTTTGTCCGCCATTTTCGTTGGACAGCATTCTTAAGTATCATACTTACAACTTATTCAGTTTTTGTTTTTCTTCATAAAGGTCTGAATTATGGCGTAGATTTTACTGGCGGCATCGTGATGGAGCTGACTGTAAATGATCAAGTAAGTAGGGACGTCTTAGAGCAAAAATTGAAGTTGTTTGTAAAGAATTTAAACGAAGTGAAGAAAGTTCAAAATCACTATATCAATGGTAGAGAGCTTTTTATCATTCGAGTAGGAAGCGCTGATGGACACAATGTGAAGGATTTAAGTAAAATGGTGCTTGATGGCTTAGTAGAGTATACTCCGGCTATAGAGAGTATGCAGTACATCGGACCAAAGCTTGGAAATGAGCTATTACACAGAAGTTATTTCGCTATTATCGCGGCGCTTCTCGGTATTATGATATACACATGGTTCAGATTTAAGATGGAATTTGCGATTGGAGTGTTAATCAGTCTTATGCATGATGCTATTGTCACAATTGGATTTTGCGCCACTTTTCAATATGAGTTCGATAGCGCGTCAATAGCAGCATTGTTAACGGTAATAGGATATTCTATTAACGATAGTGTTGTGATATACGACAGAATAAGAGAGAACTCAAAAGATGATAGTGCACCTCTCTCTGAGACTATTAATGCTAGTATTAATCAAACTCTTTCTCGTACTACAATGACAGTTGCTAGTACTATACTCGTATGTATTGTGCTACTGATTTTTGGCGATGAGAAGCTTAAGAGTTTTAGTTATATTACAACATTCGGAATAGCATTCGGGACGTATTCTTCTATTTTTATATCTGCCCCTATTGTTATGCTATTTAGTCCAAAATCGAAGATTTAA
- a CDS encoding phosphoglycerate kinase, with amino-acid sequence MKIFENLQNLQNFQDSFRKKITKNRAVLIRVDFNMPTDQNGNITSFQRLEKAQETINFVLKCSGIPILLAHLGEKGAKFSAYIEQINAYLRNRGFHTIHLVSDESCFTSMIKALQRLLSATEETEGKVFLIENIRLYSEEKENSHKAAQMLISEISEFYINEAFSCCHRSHMSMSALPMHTIHKFCGIRFMQELKAILPLTKTNFDDTTVILGGAKISTKLPLIKFMTGKVKNIIVSGGIANTILKYGLNYNISSSLIEIDAKSDVDNLMYDKKCKIISIDSYEKDSQMTQILLPSDFRISEDVRKESEALQLKIQELNTTKHSFSICDIGNATVLAMNNILQEQKIVIWNGPLGVYEDKRFKQGTDRTLQMLSKFTKNGVIKSFIGGGDTIACIENQSEVNITHISDGGGSFIALLSGDSLPGLNSMLSTNSHLK; translated from the coding sequence GTGAAAATCTTCGAAAATTTGCAGAATTTACAAAATTTCCAAGACTCTTTTAGAAAGAAAATAACAAAAAATAGAGCTGTATTGATCAGAGTGGATTTTAATATGCCAACTGATCAAAATGGAAATATCACAAGCTTTCAAAGATTGGAAAAAGCGCAAGAAACGATCAACTTCGTTCTTAAATGCAGCGGCATTCCTATACTTTTAGCGCATCTTGGAGAAAAAGGCGCAAAATTTTCTGCGTATATTGAGCAAATTAATGCATATCTTCGTAATAGAGGATTTCATACGATTCACTTAGTTAGCGATGAAAGCTGCTTTACTAGTATGATAAAAGCATTGCAAAGACTTCTTTCAGCGACAGAAGAAACAGAAGGAAAGGTATTTCTTATTGAAAATATAAGACTGTATAGCGAAGAAAAAGAGAATTCGCACAAAGCTGCTCAAATGTTAATTTCGGAAATTTCTGAATTCTATATTAACGAAGCGTTTTCATGCTGCCATAGATCGCATATGTCGATGTCTGCATTGCCGATGCATACCATACACAAATTTTGCGGTATTCGTTTCATGCAAGAACTAAAAGCGATACTACCTCTTACAAAGACGAATTTTGACGATACCACAGTTATTCTCGGCGGCGCAAAAATATCTACAAAATTACCGCTAATAAAATTCATGACTGGTAAGGTGAAGAACATTATAGTATCTGGCGGTATCGCAAATACAATTCTAAAATATGGACTAAACTACAATATAAGCTCCTCCCTGATAGAAATAGATGCGAAGTCAGATGTGGATAATTTGATGTATGATAAAAAGTGCAAAATCATTTCCATCGATTCTTATGAGAAAGATTCTCAAATGACGCAAATTCTATTACCATCGGATTTCCGTATCTCAGAAGATGTAAGAAAAGAATCAGAGGCATTACAGCTTAAAATACAAGAATTAAATACTACAAAGCACTCATTCTCCATCTGCGATATAGGAAATGCTACAGTTTTAGCGATGAACAATATATTACAAGAACAAAAAATTGTAATATGGAACGGCCCCTTAGGAGTATACGAAGATAAAAGATTTAAACAAGGCACTGATCGCACCCTTCAGATGTTATCGAAATTTACTAAAAATGGCGTTATCAAAAGTTTCATAGGTGGAGGAGATACGATAGCGTGTATCGAAAATCAGAGTGAAGTCAATATCACGCATATATCAGATGGAGGAGGATCGTTTATTGCACTTCTTAGCGGTGATTCTCTACCAGGATTAAACAGTATGCTAAGTACGAATTCACATCTAAAATAA
- a CDS encoding cell cycle transcriptional regulator TrcR, with product MAVKKKVIDFNAKPVMPKATAMWLILNTKLTFTQIATFCKLHLLEVQAMADDELGHKITPISPISVGQLTAEEIKRCEDDAKSTLRMSEIMKGVLFAKNKTRKYTPVALRREKANAILWVINRFTTVNSKEIAKILGTTEKLVDSIRAKTHWNYEELEPKDPVLLGICSQSDLDSLKMKDDV from the coding sequence ATGGCTGTAAAAAAGAAAGTTATCGACTTTAACGCAAAGCCCGTCATGCCAAAAGCTACTGCTATGTGGTTGATTCTTAATACAAAACTTACTTTTACGCAAATTGCCACTTTCTGTAAATTACATCTCTTAGAGGTGCAGGCTATGGCGGATGATGAGTTAGGGCATAAAATTACCCCTATAAGCCCTATTAGCGTAGGACAGCTTACCGCGGAAGAGATTAAGAGGTGCGAGGATGACGCTAAAAGCACTTTGAGAATGTCTGAAATTATGAAAGGAGTGCTTTTTGCAAAGAATAAAACGAGAAAATACACTCCGGTAGCATTAAGAAGAGAGAAAGCAAATGCCATATTATGGGTAATTAATAGATTTACGACGGTCAATTCTAAGGAAATAGCAAAAATACTTGGTACGACGGAGAAATTAGTCGATTCTATCAGAGCTAAAACTCATTGGAATTACGAAGAGTTGGAGCCGAAAGATCCAGTACTTTTAGGAATATGTAGTCAGTCTGACTTAGATTCGTTGAAAATGAAAGATGACGTATAA
- the rpsC gene encoding 30S ribosomal protein S3 — protein MGQKANPVGLRLGINRSTDSMWYASKADYPRILRQDIAVRELIEQRFGNALISKIEMRRSSSKLNVRIVATKPMVILGKSGAETDTLKKSIADIADQGLEINVIVDTEKKPLLQSRVVAKMISQQLEQRVAPKQAMKKAIRDVMKSGAYGVRIAISGRLGGAEIARTEWQKDGSVPLHTLRMPIEKSNAVAHTTYGVLGVAVIIAAHPNSVHEEEQHS, from the coding sequence ATGGGACAAAAGGCAAATCCTGTTGGTCTGAGGTTAGGTATTAATAGAAGTACCGATTCGATGTGGTATGCGTCAAAGGCAGATTATCCGCGCATCCTACGTCAAGACATTGCTGTACGTGAGCTTATAGAACAGCGTTTCGGAAATGCTTTAATATCCAAAATTGAGATGCGCCGTTCTTCGTCAAAACTGAATGTAAGAATAGTAGCGACGAAACCTATGGTGATACTAGGTAAAAGTGGTGCAGAAACGGATACTCTAAAAAAGAGTATTGCCGATATCGCAGATCAAGGTCTAGAAATCAATGTAATTGTAGATACTGAAAAAAAACCGTTATTACAATCTAGAGTTGTAGCAAAAATGATTTCTCAACAACTCGAACAGAGAGTCGCGCCGAAACAGGCAATGAAGAAAGCTATTAGAGATGTTATGAAATCAGGCGCATACGGAGTGAGAATCGCTATAAGTGGAAGATTAGGTGGCGCTGAAATAGCAAGAACAGAATGGCAAAAAGATGGTAGCGTACCTCTTCATACATTGAGAATGCCGATCGAAAAAAGTAATGCAGTTGCGCATACTACGTATGGCGTACTTGGAGTAGCTGTAATTATAGCTGCTCATCCAAATAGCGTACATGAGGAAGAGCAACACTCTTAA